A part of Deltaproteobacteria bacterium genomic DNA contains:
- a CDS encoding amidase, giving the protein MNDLCRLSASEAVARVARGEVTSEELTRACLERIEEREPAVEAWMHLDPDYSVAQARERDRASSRGAVHGLPFAVKDIMDTADMPTGYGSPIWEGFRPRADAACVALTRAAGGVLLGKTVTTEFASRHPGKTRNPHDPTHTPGGSSSGSAAAVGGFMAFMAFGTQTLGSVIRPGSFCGCVAYKPSYGEISNEGVKENTGSFDTVGLFGRAVEDLPLFRAAVTGEPVLPLSPVSVTDLRVGLCRTPLWDKALDYTKAQVEGAAADLARAGAAVSDLDLGGPFAEFEPMGRRVSDYEISRALTWERTHHFELLSEFQQGKMKDWPAVSYEEYREGQRVMAACRAWLDEALEDFDVLLTPSATGEAPVGLDNTGDTAFNILATWAHLPCVTLPLFTGPSGLPVGLQLVGHRCRDHRLFEISRSLLTALSS; this is encoded by the coding sequence ATGAACGATCTATGCAGACTTTCGGCCAGTGAAGCGGTGGCGCGCGTCGCCAGGGGAGAGGTCACCTCCGAGGAGCTGACGCGCGCGTGCCTGGAGCGCATCGAGGAACGGGAGCCGGCGGTGGAGGCCTGGATGCACCTGGACCCGGACTATTCGGTGGCGCAGGCGCGGGAGCGCGACCGCGCGTCGAGCCGCGGGGCGGTGCACGGTCTTCCGTTCGCGGTCAAGGACATCATGGACACCGCGGACATGCCCACGGGCTACGGTTCGCCCATCTGGGAGGGCTTTCGGCCCCGGGCGGACGCCGCGTGCGTGGCGCTCACCCGCGCCGCGGGCGGCGTACTCCTGGGCAAGACCGTAACCACCGAGTTCGCCAGCCGCCATCCGGGCAAGACCCGGAACCCCCACGATCCCACGCACACGCCCGGGGGCTCTTCCAGCGGCTCGGCCGCGGCGGTGGGGGGTTTCATGGCCTTCATGGCCTTCGGCACGCAGACCCTGGGGTCGGTGATCCGGCCGGGGTCGTTCTGCGGCTGCGTGGCCTACAAGCCCAGCTACGGCGAGATCAGCAACGAGGGGGTCAAGGAGAACACCGGCTCCTTCGACACCGTGGGGCTGTTCGGCCGCGCTGTGGAGGACCTGCCGCTGTTCCGGGCGGCGGTGACGGGCGAGCCGGTGCTGCCGTTGAGTCCGGTCTCGGTGACGGACCTGCGCGTGGGCCTGTGCCGCACGCCCCTGTGGGACAAGGCGCTGGACTACACCAAGGCGCAGGTGGAAGGCGCCGCCGCCGATCTCGCCAGGGCCGGCGCCGCGGTATCCGACCTCGACCTGGGCGGACCCTTCGCCGAGTTCGAGCCCATGGGCCGCCGGGTCAGCGACTACGAGATCTCACGCGCGCTGACGTGGGAGCGCACCCACCACTTCGAGCTGTTGAGCGAGTTCCAGCAAGGGAAGATGAAGGACTGGCCCGCGGTGTCCTACGAGGAATACCGGGAGGGGCAGCGAGTCATGGCGGCATGCCGGGCTTGGCTGGACGAGGCGCTCGAGGACTTCGACGTCCTGCTGACCCCCAGCGCCACCGGCGAGGCGCCCGTGGGTCTCGACAACACCGGCGACACGGCCTTCAACATCCTCGCGACATGGGCCCACCTGCCGTGCGTGACGCTGCCGCTCTTCACCGGACCCTCCGGGCTGCCGGTGGGGCTGCA
- a CDS encoding VOC family protein: protein MIKTKGLYHSGIPVNDIDRAVTFYRDVLGMEVATIARDDLRGLGRADMRSGNSIVVLFQRPTPIDRDALAEDGVTHQAFYVDGDDFETAEERMREAGVRIHEVPVVERRSGRGFYFFDPDGNLLQLYAPPKKAG from the coding sequence ATGATCAAGACCAAGGGACTCTACCACAGCGGCATTCCCGTCAACGACATCGACCGGGCGGTGACCTTCTACCGCGACGTGCTGGGCATGGAGGTGGCCACCATCGCCCGCGACGACCTCCGGGGACTGGGCCGCGCCGACATGCGCTCCGGCAACAGCATCGTGGTGCTGTTCCAGCGCCCCACCCCCATCGACCGCGACGCCCTGGCCGAGGACGGCGTCACCCACCAGGCCTTCTACGTGGACGGCGACGACTTCGAAACCGCCGAAGAACGCATGCGCGAGGCCGGCGTCCGCATCCACGAAGTGCCCGTGGTGGAACGCCGCTCCGGCCGCGGCTTCTACTTCTTCGACCCCGACGGCAACCTGCTGCAGCTCTATGCGCCGCCGAAGAAGGCAGGGTGA
- a CDS encoding type II toxin-antitoxin system VapC family toxin → MLNLDTHILVLAINGELRPSEQAVLTRDPWSVSAIVLWELAKLVQLGRLDMDLDDREVTRVLNRLQVWPIDLAIARASTRLDFRSDPADEIIAATSMVHRVPLVTRDRVMRRSKMIPLAA, encoded by the coding sequence ATGCTCAATCTTGATACGCACATCCTGGTCCTGGCGATCAACGGTGAACTCCGGCCGTCCGAGCAGGCAGTGTTGACCCGGGACCCGTGGTCCGTTTCCGCGATCGTGTTGTGGGAGTTGGCCAAGCTCGTTCAACTCGGCCGACTGGACATGGACCTCGATGACCGTGAAGTAACGCGAGTCCTCAACCGCCTGCAGGTGTGGCCCATCGATCTCGCGATCGCCCGAGCCTCGACACGGCTTGATTTCAGAAGCGATCCCGCTGACGAGATCATAGCCGCCACCAGTATGGTTCACCGCGTGCCGTTGGTTACGCGCGACCGCGTCATGCGTCGTTCGAAGATGATTCCGCTGGCCGCGTAA
- a CDS encoding type II toxin-antitoxin system prevent-host-death family antitoxin: MKTIGAAKFKEQCLALLDNLDAEGLIVTKHGKPVARIVPYDRQCADLIGSLRHKIAIRGDIFSTGVRWDADAQS; the protein is encoded by the coding sequence ATGAAAACCATTGGGGCCGCAAAATTCAAGGAGCAGTGTTTGGCACTGCTGGATAACCTCGATGCCGAGGGATTGATCGTTACCAAGCACGGCAAACCCGTGGCGCGGATAGTTCCCTACGACCGGCAGTGCGCCGACCTCATCGGCAGCTTGCGCCACAAGATCGCGATCAGGGGCGATATCTTCAGTACGGGCGTTCGCTGGGACGCCGATGCTCAATCTTGA